One window of Bacteroides sp. AN502(2024) genomic DNA carries:
- a CDS encoding sigma-70 family RNA polymerase sigma factor: MKCLMDEEKNDWIDLSDINVFQQQYRLNCCRLKYFGIQYLPDEEVISDLIQDIWLKIWERKETYVNEQAFKKYLFRSLYRAILNYIKHKNIMKEYEEDVLNQEEESDQEITYKIIESEIYQCVNQVFDELPASCRSVYVASLSGKSQKEISEELSISINTVKKHINNANHYMKKRIKDILFAILIFR, encoded by the coding sequence ATGAAGTGCCTGATGGATGAAGAGAAAAATGATTGGATAGACTTATCCGATATAAATGTATTTCAGCAGCAATACCGTCTGAACTGTTGTCGGTTGAAATATTTTGGTATCCAATATTTGCCGGATGAAGAGGTCATTTCCGACCTGATTCAGGATATCTGGTTGAAAATATGGGAGAGAAAGGAGACGTACGTGAATGAACAGGCATTCAAGAAATATCTTTTTCGTTCCCTTTACCGGGCTATTCTTAATTATATCAAGCACAAGAATATTATGAAAGAATATGAGGAAGATGTTTTAAATCAGGAAGAGGAATCGGATCAGGAGATAACCTACAAGATCATTGAGTCTGAGATTTATCAATGTGTCAACCAAGTGTTTGATGAATTGCCTGCTTCCTGCCGCAGCGTATATGTAGCCAGTCTGAGTGGAAAATCACAGAAAGAAATCTCGGAGGAGCTTTCGATCTCTATCAATACCGTCAAGAAACACATTAATAACGCGAATCATTACATGAAAAAACGGATCAAGGATATCTTGTTTGCAATTCTTATTTTTCGTTAA
- a CDS encoding SusC/RagA family TonB-linked outer membrane protein: MKSKTKNGKNRLYLCLLILMCCCLHIEAQTNKPVTVRLQNASIREVFQEIKKQANVGFMYSNSVISTLPEKDYNFVNAPISRVLTHALAGSNLTFEIEGERNIIIKRKKAERDITGKVLDADGIPLIGVSIMEKGTANGTTTNNDGLFSLASNGKKEVKLVISFVGMKKQEVTWNGKKLNILLENDAKAIDEVVITGYQRIDRRKSTVATTSVKMEDILMPNMTTIDQALEGRIPDLMFMQNSGEVGATARLRVRGTSTLIGNREPLWVLDGFVLTDPVDVSTDQLNDPDYINYIGNAIQGINPQDIERIDVLKDAAATALYGTRAANGVIVVTTKKGQVGPPSVRYSNQTKLTLRPRYSNRNVNLMNSQARVQFGRDLCDLHYKFSDTMPMVGYEGAYYRYQSGQTSYAEFLNEVRNYETVNTDWFDLLTQDAITHAHTVSVSGGSEKTRYYTSVGYTRENGTIRTQYLDRYTANMSLTSDITSNFQAKISVNGNIQKKNHLPNEVGVLDYAYQTTRALPAYNPDGSLYYYKNRGYGIGNSNKANNLYNYNILNEMNNTSSDYSGNTFMTMGDFSYNLKNILTVTASAAYTRSSTQQSTWFGENTNYVAMLKNGEADAKPIAGEAGYCELPYGGVYNLDNTYTESFIGRMQANYNQSLGKNKIHNLSATLGYEVNTSRNNSNVEKTRGYYKNRGMKYAQLTSEELDDFPLYKQWVAENCVALTAGKSNTLSGYATVGYDYDDYFTLGASMRFDASNEFGKSSNKKFLPVWSLSGRWNVLKSLFTTPNKVIDRWNIRMSYGKTGNIPNATPNLQLRQGTMDAFYGEYISTVSQLPNPNLRWEQTSSTNLGMDLSIWQGRLNISGDIWWKHTKDACIDLPVSSVNGFTSHRMNGSSVDNKGGSITIMGVPLQTKDWRLYLSVMSSWSSNNVSSIADQTYTLSDYLNGTAIIDGKAVNTFYSYKFLGLNPDNGTPMFDDYRDRQNLLEGKSLSEIVPMVMVESGNREPKVTGSMTASLTWKQLTMNLNFNYRIGSKMRLFDLYKPVVNGVSADKNVRKEFLNRWQRPGDEQVTNIPALLSPSDPLYYNNTSHWSKTQVSGKIPAFAESIWDMYDDSDLRVVPGDYLKLSTMSFRYSFPNRILEKTCVKMLQLSLTASNVFTIASGKLDGQDPTQASSTSINLSARPAITFGIDITF, translated from the coding sequence ATGAAATCGAAAACGAAAAACGGAAAGAACAGATTGTATCTGTGCTTGTTGATTTTGATGTGTTGTTGTCTGCATATAGAGGCACAAACCAACAAGCCTGTAACTGTCCGCTTGCAGAATGCTTCCATCCGAGAAGTGTTTCAGGAGATAAAGAAGCAAGCGAATGTGGGATTTATGTACAGTAACAGTGTCATTAGCACGTTACCGGAGAAGGATTACAATTTTGTGAATGCGCCTATCTCGCGCGTGTTGACTCACGCTCTTGCGGGAAGTAATCTGACTTTTGAAATTGAAGGGGAACGGAATATCATCATTAAGCGGAAGAAGGCAGAGAGGGATATTACAGGAAAGGTGCTGGATGCCGACGGAATTCCGTTGATCGGGGTTTCTATCATGGAGAAAGGAACCGCCAACGGGACCACGACAAACAATGACGGACTTTTCTCTTTGGCTTCCAATGGAAAGAAGGAGGTGAAGCTGGTCATTTCATTTGTCGGGATGAAGAAACAGGAAGTGACATGGAACGGAAAGAAATTGAATATCCTGTTGGAGAATGATGCGAAGGCGATCGATGAGGTGGTTATCACCGGTTATCAGCGGATTGACCGGCGGAAAAGTACCGTCGCCACGACATCGGTAAAGATGGAGGATATCCTGATGCCTAACATGACGACTATCGATCAGGCATTGGAAGGCCGCATTCCAGACTTGATGTTTATGCAGAATTCCGGTGAGGTGGGTGCGACCGCACGTCTGCGTGTCCGGGGTACTTCTACGCTGATCGGTAACCGTGAGCCGTTGTGGGTACTGGATGGATTCGTACTGACCGACCCGGTCGATGTGAGTACGGACCAATTGAACGACCCTGACTATATCAACTATATCGGTAATGCGATTCAGGGTATTAACCCGCAGGATATCGAACGTATAGACGTGTTGAAGGATGCCGCAGCTACGGCACTCTACGGTACGCGCGCAGCGAACGGAGTGATTGTGGTAACTACCAAAAAAGGACAGGTAGGACCGCCCAGTGTCCGCTACTCCAATCAGACCAAGCTGACTTTGCGCCCTCGTTATTCCAACCGCAACGTTAATCTGATGAACTCGCAGGCGCGTGTGCAGTTCGGAAGGGATTTGTGCGACCTGCACTACAAATTTTCCGATACGATGCCGATGGTAGGATATGAAGGCGCTTACTACCGTTACCAAAGCGGACAGACATCGTATGCGGAATTCTTGAATGAAGTGAGAAATTACGAGACAGTGAACACCGACTGGTTTGATCTGTTGACGCAAGATGCCATCACGCATGCACATACCGTAAGTGTATCCGGAGGTTCGGAGAAAACCCGCTATTACACATCTGTCGGTTACACGCGGGAGAATGGAACGATCAGAACCCAGTATCTGGACCGTTATACAGCCAACATGAGCCTGACAAGTGATATCACTTCTAACTTCCAGGCAAAAATCTCGGTCAACGGAAACATCCAGAAGAAAAACCACTTGCCCAACGAAGTAGGGGTATTGGATTATGCCTATCAGACTACGCGTGCGTTGCCTGCTTACAATCCGGACGGTTCACTATATTATTACAAGAATCGGGGATACGGTATCGGAAATAGTAATAAGGCGAATAATTTGTATAATTACAACATCTTGAATGAGATGAACAACACCTCCAGCGATTATTCCGGTAACACATTCATGACCATGGGTGATTTCTCATACAATTTGAAGAACATCCTTACCGTGACTGCTTCTGCCGCCTATACACGTAGCTCTACGCAGCAGAGTACCTGGTTTGGTGAGAATACCAACTATGTGGCTATGTTGAAGAACGGTGAAGCGGATGCCAAACCGATTGCCGGTGAAGCAGGCTATTGCGAGTTGCCGTATGGAGGTGTGTATAACCTGGACAATACATACACGGAGAGTTTCATCGGACGTATGCAGGCCAACTATAACCAAAGTCTTGGAAAAAATAAGATACACAATCTTTCCGCTACTCTGGGATATGAAGTCAATACTTCCCGGAATAACAGTAACGTGGAAAAAACGCGTGGATATTACAAGAACAGGGGAATGAAATATGCACAGCTTACTTCCGAAGAGCTGGATGATTTTCCGCTTTATAAACAATGGGTGGCAGAAAACTGCGTGGCGCTGACTGCCGGTAAATCGAATACACTCAGTGGATATGCCACGGTGGGCTACGATTATGATGATTATTTCACTTTGGGAGCCAGTATGCGTTTCGATGCCTCCAATGAGTTTGGAAAGAGCAGTAACAAGAAGTTCCTTCCGGTGTGGTCGTTATCCGGTAGATGGAACGTATTGAAGTCGCTGTTTACTACTCCGAATAAGGTAATCGACAGATGGAACATCCGTATGTCGTATGGTAAGACGGGAAATATACCGAATGCGACTCCCAACCTGCAACTGCGTCAAGGAACGATGGATGCATTCTACGGTGAATATATTTCCACCGTATCCCAGCTTCCCAATCCGAACCTGCGTTGGGAACAGACATCGAGCACCAATCTGGGTATGGATCTCTCTATATGGCAAGGACGGTTGAACATCAGCGGTGATATCTGGTGGAAGCATACAAAAGATGCTTGTATCGACCTGCCGGTATCTTCTGTCAACGGTTTCACAAGCCATCGGATGAACGGTAGTTCCGTCGATAATAAAGGAGGTTCTATCACCATCATGGGAGTTCCGTTGCAGACCAAGGATTGGAGACTCTACCTCAGCGTGATGTCTTCGTGGAGTTCCAACAACGTGTCAAGTATTGCCGACCAGACTTATACGTTGAGTGATTACCTCAATGGTACCGCAATTATCGATGGCAAAGCTGTCAATACATTCTATTCCTACAAATTCCTGGGCTTGAATCCGGACAACGGTACGCCGATGTTTGATGATTACAGAGACCGTCAGAATTTGCTGGAAGGCAAATCTTTGTCGGAAATCGTTCCGATGGTCATGGTAGAGAGCGGTAACCGCGAACCGAAGGTCACCGGAAGTATGACTGCGTCACTGACTTGGAAACAATTGACGATGAACCTGAATTTCAACTACCGTATCGGTTCCAAGATGCGTCTGTTTGATTTGTACAAGCCGGTTGTCAACGGTGTTTCTGCCGACAAGAATGTCCGCAAGGAGTTCCTGAACAGATGGCAACGTCCGGGGGATGAACAGGTGACTAATATTCCGGCACTGCTCAGCCCGTCAGACCCGTTGTATTATAACAACACCAGCCATTGGTCCAAAACACAGGTGTCGGGAAAGATTCCTGCGTTTGCGGAAAGTATCTGGGATATGTATGACGACTCCGACTTGCGGGTGGTTCCGGGGGATTATTTGAAGCTGAGTACGATGTCTTTCCGATATTCCTTCCCTAATCGAATTCTGGAAAAGACATGTGTGAAGATGCTTCAACTCAGTCTGACTGCAAGCAATGTATTTACAATCGCATCCGGCAAGCTGGACGGACAAGATCCTACACAGGCAAGTTCCACTTCTATCAACCTGTCCGCACGCCCGGCTATAACATTTGGTATAGACATAACATTTTAA
- a CDS encoding FISUMP domain-containing protein has translation MKKIYYLILSFVAAISFPGCSNDDDVAVDAIDSSLFAKAEDFTDPRDGHVYKCIKVGNQIWMAENLAYYVEGGSTVGCFTWDEEPYVAPEGGIPLDDEEQKEAMIDFADNTEPYSAGILNYDWFAGTYITQHMGEAFAQYESWGMPVQQIIESFLEEYSQWVTTYPNFRSDWMAVLKAKMEEKTQKMTFTYAKEQSTNADEENGNYSQKYGYLYSLDAARKAVPDGWRLPSDEDWKKLERALGMSESEVERTNAWRGINAGDYLKEGGISMFEAKLAGCNAYDVNAASGQNYINLKEGGYFWTNEETVTETNGHVLPTDEDNKENEAGNDTDDSDENKDDGLIREGVYRFVTVYSSQIWRGVTRLDNGNREMTYSVRCVKDIN, from the coding sequence ATGAAAAAGATATATTATCTGATATTATCATTTGTGGCTGCGATCTCTTTTCCCGGTTGTAGCAATGATGACGATGTGGCGGTAGATGCTATCGATTCTTCTCTCTTTGCAAAAGCAGAGGATTTCACCGACCCGAGGGATGGACACGTCTACAAATGCATCAAAGTGGGAAACCAGATATGGATGGCGGAAAACTTGGCGTATTATGTCGAAGGGGGATCTACTGTGGGATGCTTTACATGGGATGAGGAGCCGTATGTTGCACCGGAGGGTGGTATTCCTTTGGATGATGAGGAACAGAAAGAGGCGATGATTGATTTTGCGGATAACACGGAGCCATATAGTGCAGGTATATTGAATTATGACTGGTTTGCTGGTACTTATATAACTCAGCACATGGGCGAAGCATTTGCTCAATATGAGTCGTGGGGAATGCCTGTGCAGCAGATAATAGAAAGCTTCTTGGAAGAATATAGTCAATGGGTAACTACTTACCCAAATTTTAGAAGTGATTGGATGGCTGTTTTAAAAGCAAAGATGGAAGAAAAGACACAAAAAATGACTTTTACATACGCTAAAGAGCAATCTACTAATGCCGATGAAGAGAACGGCAACTACTCCCAAAAGTACGGTTACTTATATTCCTTGGATGCTGCCCGAAAAGCAGTTCCCGACGGGTGGCGTCTGCCTTCCGATGAAGACTGGAAGAAGCTGGAACGTGCTTTGGGCATGTCGGAATCCGAAGTGGAACGTACTAATGCATGGCGTGGCATCAATGCCGGTGATTACTTGAAAGAGGGCGGTATCAGCATGTTTGAGGCAAAACTTGCCGGATGTAACGCTTATGATGTCAATGCAGCCAGTGGACAGAATTACATTAACCTGAAAGAGGGAGGATATTTCTGGACGAACGAGGAGACGGTGACTGAAACGAACGGGCATGTGCTTCCGACTGATGAGGATAACAAAGAGAACGAAGCAGGAAACGACACCGATGACAGTGACGAGAATAAAGACGATGGTCTTATCAGGGAAGGTGTGTATCGCTTCGTTACGGTCTATTCATCGCAGATATGGCGTGGAGTAACCCGGTTGGATAATGGCAACAGGGAGATGACGTATAGTGTGCGTTGCGTGAAAGATATTAATTAA
- a CDS encoding RagB/SusD family nutrient uptake outer membrane protein, with product MKRLSIFPVLLAALLLTSCSDFLEEYSQDKITATEVSHLDEVLLGSVYLPSIKLDGPSSSYFGFLNLLDDDVNTGRSNQTSGDLWKVWQPYVSGLFGYYAWQLEVGKDYESGKVAGDDGSWKDFYTRINVTNVILDEIQDMPHETDEDDATFYRVQGEALFLRAQFYFMLANLYGKAYDPQSCATDLCVPLKLTPYVQTEKFERSTVKEVYDQIVADLEMAEQYLSQSPQLEARRGYRASLEAVNLLQSRVYLYMQQWAKAEEKAQAVIDSPNNSLATIDMLADDADFLTENNSDVIFSQGSNFISGASIFTGMVGDYCVTNELYSLYEENDKRKEAFFEHHRQINGLLADSLGLHRKYHREDSYRAHVSDVYTLRVSEAYLNKAEACAMQNKEGEACNAFNALRKNRISDYSDETYTGEELMKQIRDERRRELCFEGQRWFDLRRYAVNPTYPFTKKILHILNTITDKGVYRLTRGYVLEERDDAYTFPIPRSVVDFDEIKNNNPRVKRLPAFTSIISDGREDENEKDDKE from the coding sequence ATGAAAAGATTATCTATATTTCCGGTTTTACTTGCAGCGTTGTTACTGACTTCCTGCAGCGACTTTCTGGAAGAGTATTCTCAAGATAAAATAACTGCGACGGAAGTATCGCACTTGGACGAAGTATTGTTGGGAAGTGTTTATCTGCCCAGTATCAAACTAGACGGACCGTCTTCCTCCTATTTCGGTTTCTTGAATTTATTGGACGATGATGTGAATACCGGCAGAAGCAACCAGACATCCGGTGATCTTTGGAAAGTATGGCAACCTTATGTTAGCGGACTTTTTGGATATTATGCCTGGCAGTTGGAGGTTGGAAAGGATTATGAAAGCGGTAAGGTAGCGGGTGATGATGGGTCATGGAAAGATTTTTATACCCGTATCAATGTGACCAATGTTATCCTGGATGAGATTCAGGATATGCCGCACGAGACGGACGAGGATGACGCCACGTTCTACAGAGTACAGGGAGAAGCCCTGTTCCTGCGCGCTCAGTTCTATTTTATGCTGGCTAATCTTTACGGTAAGGCGTATGACCCCCAAAGCTGTGCCACGGATTTGTGTGTACCGCTTAAGCTGACTCCCTATGTACAGACCGAGAAATTCGAGAGGTCTACGGTGAAGGAGGTGTATGACCAGATTGTTGCCGATTTGGAAATGGCGGAACAGTATTTGTCGCAAAGTCCCCAGTTGGAAGCACGGCGCGGATATCGTGCTTCTTTGGAGGCGGTAAACTTGTTACAGAGCCGTGTTTACCTTTATATGCAGCAATGGGCGAAAGCTGAAGAGAAAGCGCAGGCTGTGATTGACAGTCCGAACAACAGTCTGGCTACCATCGATATGTTGGCTGACGATGCGGACTTCCTGACTGAAAACAATTCGGATGTCATTTTCTCTCAAGGCTCCAACTTCATTTCCGGTGCCAGCATATTCACCGGTATGGTGGGGGATTATTGTGTGACGAACGAGCTTTACTCCCTTTATGAGGAGAACGACAAGCGGAAAGAAGCCTTTTTCGAGCATCACCGCCAAATCAATGGGCTGTTGGCAGATAGCTTGGGACTGCACAGAAAATATCACCGGGAAGACAGCTATCGTGCGCACGTGTCCGATGTATATACGTTGCGGGTATCCGAAGCCTATCTGAACAAGGCGGAAGCGTGTGCCATGCAGAATAAGGAGGGAGAGGCATGCAACGCTTTCAATGCATTGCGTAAAAACCGTATTTCCGATTACAGTGACGAGACTTATACCGGTGAAGAACTGATGAAGCAAATCCGCGATGAACGCCGCAGAGAGCTGTGTTTTGAAGGACAACGGTGGTTCGACCTTCGTCGTTATGCCGTCAATCCTACCTATCCGTTTACCAAGAAGATCCTGCATATTCTGAATACGATTACAGATAAAGGGGTATACAGACTGACAAGAGGCTATGTGCTGGAGGAACGCGATGATGCTTATACATTCCCGATACCTCGATCCGTCGTAGATTTTGATGAAATAAAGAACAATAATCCTCGTGTAAAGAGATTGCCTGCTTTCACATCTATCATTTCGGATGGAAGAGAAGATGAAAACGAGAAAGATGATAAAGAATAA
- a CDS encoding FecR family protein — protein MASDIHIEKAKKWLLKKIAGTIDDREEKLLQEWIRRSPRNKALADRVLSEEFLTSAITTDSKAFYKTSWQKLYHQIGYRQSHALSRWMAAAVVIGFVASVYFFSQNWEVTIVPGTSKATFHDVFPAVTYPLTEGEGKVLNYSRYISQLSEKNPVQLSPDLHRTIAVPQGGEYRVLLEDSSLIHLGPGSSLSIPVDFSAINRTVNLSGEAYFIIHKDSLHPFIIRTEKVNVRALGTKLNIEAYDEEKYTKVTLEEGKVELQSATETRALPVGCTALIEEDKAIEMSKANMLECVAWHRNRLVFDNQPMENIMRKLARWYDVEVAFSTDRVRNLHITMDVDKYETFNKLADALEKTDELQIRIKRNKVVLISERNLNQE, from the coding sequence ATGGCTAGTGACATTCATATAGAAAAGGCTAAGAAATGGCTCCTGAAAAAAATAGCGGGAACTATTGACGATCGGGAAGAAAAGCTGTTGCAGGAGTGGATACGTAGGTCTCCACGCAACAAGGCACTGGCCGATCGGGTCCTCTCTGAAGAGTTTCTGACATCCGCCATAACTACCGATAGTAAGGCGTTCTACAAAACATCCTGGCAGAAATTGTATCATCAGATCGGGTATCGTCAATCACATGCTTTGTCGAGGTGGATGGCAGCTGCTGTTGTGATCGGCTTTGTGGCAAGCGTTTATTTCTTTTCCCAAAATTGGGAAGTCACGATTGTTCCGGGGACTTCTAAAGCCACCTTTCACGATGTTTTCCCGGCTGTTACCTATCCGTTGACGGAGGGGGAAGGAAAAGTCTTGAATTATTCACGTTACATTAGTCAACTCTCGGAAAAGAACCCCGTTCAGTTATCTCCGGATTTGCACCGGACCATAGCCGTTCCACAAGGTGGCGAATATCGGGTGTTGTTGGAGGATAGTTCGCTGATACATTTGGGGCCGGGATCTTCCTTGTCGATTCCCGTAGATTTTTCCGCAATCAACCGAACGGTAAACCTCTCGGGAGAGGCTTATTTCATCATCCATAAAGATTCCTTGCATCCGTTCATCATTCGGACGGAGAAAGTGAATGTACGGGCACTGGGTACGAAACTGAATATAGAGGCTTATGATGAGGAGAAATATACCAAAGTCACGTTGGAAGAGGGAAAAGTGGAACTTCAATCAGCCACAGAGACGCGCGCTCTTCCGGTGGGGTGTACAGCCTTGATTGAGGAGGATAAAGCGATTGAGATGTCGAAGGCGAATATGCTCGAATGTGTGGCGTGGCACCGCAATCGCCTTGTCTTCGATAATCAGCCGATGGAAAATATTATGAGAAAGCTCGCTCGCTGGTATGATGTGGAGGTTGCCTTCAGCACCGATCGGGTCCGTAACTTACATATAACGATGGATGTGGACAAATACGAAACATTCAATAAGTTGGCGGATGCTTTGGAAAAAACGGACGAACTACAAATTCGAATTAAGAGAAATAAAGTTGTATTAATATCCGAAAGGAATCTAAATCAAGAATGA
- a CDS encoding PH domain-containing protein translates to MNRIFHARVAWYQYFLLVVLTLNAVGALWCKYILVAVLFMLMLIVVIEQIIHTVYTLTTDGNLEISRGRFIRKKVIPISEITAIQKCHSMRLGRFSVTDYLLIEYGKGRFVSVTLVKEREFVEMIEKMSKCTINLIK, encoded by the coding sequence ATGAATCGAATTTTCCATGCTCGCGTTGCCTGGTACCAGTATTTCCTGTTGGTGGTGCTTACTCTGAATGCCGTTGGTGCATTGTGGTGTAAATATATCTTAGTAGCAGTACTGTTCATGCTTATGCTGATTGTTGTAATCGAACAGATTATACATACCGTTTATACGCTGACTACGGACGGTAATCTCGAAATATCCCGTGGCCGTTTTATTCGCAAGAAAGTAATTCCGATTTCAGAGATCACCGCTATACAGAAATGTCATTCCATGCGGTTAGGGCGTTTCTCGGTGACGGATTATCTATTGATAGAATATGGGAAAGGTCGGTTCGTTTCTGTGACACTTGTTAAGGAACGGGAGTTTGTCGAAATGATAGAAAAAATGTCCAAATGTACCATAAATCTAATAAAATAG